CGCGTATTTTTAATGATTAGTTGAATATTCATTATGAATAGCATAATCACTGAAAACACCAACATTTCACCAACTCCTGTATCAAAAGTGGTATACGTTTGGGTTTCTGGCAAAACCCCAAACATTGAAGCCATAGCTGGTGTTTTGAGAGTCTGCACAATGGTTTTAATATTATTAGCTGATCCATACATTCCGTTATAGATCAGACCGATGATGATATTCAAACCACCAATCACGAGCCACCAGATCATCAATAGAAGCCAGTCTTTACGCAAATAAAAATTAACTAATGCCCTTGTCTGCGAAAAATTATTTTGCATGTTCCTCCTCACTTTCATCTCGATAGTAAGCCATGAACAGTTCTTCTAAAGTTGGCATTGCTACTTTTAAATCTATTAACCCATATTTTGCTAACTCAGCCGTCACCGCTGATAAATCCTGATGTTGCACTGAAAATCGTATCGTATCATTCTTTTGCTCAAAATTCAGTACACCCGACAACGTCGCTAAAGCTTGTGCATCCTTTTGCACACGCGCTTCTACCTTTAAACTGGCGATTGACTGTAAATCTTTTAAATTACCCATTTCGATGATTTTCCCTTGACGAATAATAGCCAAGCGATCCATCACTTTCTCAACCTCGGCTAAGATATGTGAACTGAGTAAAACTGCTTTTCCCGCCACTTTTAATGACATTACTTCTTCTTGAAAATTTAACTCCTGTAAAGGGTCCAACCCACTTGTCGGCTCATCAAAAATGTATAAATCGACATCTGCTGAAAATGCAGCAATCAATGCTACTTTTTGCCGATTACCTTTTGAGTATGTGCGTGCCTTTTTAGTTGGATCTAATTCAAATTTAGCAATTAATTCATCCGTCTTCGCTGTGTGTTCATGACCACCCATACGCAATAACAGATCAATGATTTCACCACCCGTGAGACTTGGCCACAAGTATACATCCCCTGGGACGTACGCAATGCGACGATGTGTTATGACCGGTTGTGCCAACATATTGATACCACTTAATTCAACCTTGCCACTGTCTGCTGTAAGCATTCCCAACATGGTACGAATCATGGTCGACTTGCCAGCCCCATTTGGCCCTAGAAAGCCAAATACTTCACCTGCGTGAATATCGAATGAAACATCCTTCAAAGCATGAAATTTACCGAAATATTTGTTGATTTGCTCAACCTGCAAAATTTTTTCTGTCATAATGCTCCTCTTTTATCATGAACCAGTATCTAATCATGCGTTCATTGTCTATCAAAGTATCGTGACTTGCAAGATAAAACAGCCTACCTTCTCCTGTATTAATGAAGCAATAAAAAATTATCCAATCATTGAACTGATTGGATAATTTTTTATTGCTTCATTTATATTCTGCGATATTCTTGACCATTATACTCAATAATCATCGCTAGCAATTCGGTTAACAAGGGCCTGTCGTAGTTGTATGGCACTTGAATACTTTCTTTACTAAACGATAATTTGTGTCTATTCAAATAGTCTGCAGATACCTGATTAAATTCTGGGGGTTGCATAAATTCCCAGCCAATGCTTATTCAGACGAACAAAAATTAATGGGTGATTACTATTTACGCTGGTATTCGGAAAAAAGCCTGGCATCGACCAAGCAATCCGTTCATCCACCTTTGG
This is a stretch of genomic DNA from Weissella soli. It encodes these proteins:
- a CDS encoding ABC transporter ATP-binding protein, with translation MTEKILQVEQINKYFGKFHALKDVSFDIHAGEVFGFLGPNGAGKSTMIRTMLGMLTADSGKVELSGINMLAQPVITHRRIAYVPGDVYLWPSLTGGEIIDLLLRMGGHEHTAKTDELIAKFELDPTKKARTYSKGNRQKVALIAAFSADVDLYIFDEPTSGLDPLQELNFQEEVMSLKVAGKAVLLSSHILAEVEKVMDRLAIIRQGKIIEMGNLKDLQSIASLKVEARVQKDAQALATLSGVLNFEQKNDTIRFSVQHQDLSAVTAELAKYGLIDLKVAMPTLEELFMAYYRDESEEEHAK
- a CDS encoding DUF5655 domain-containing protein; amino-acid sequence: MDLEDYLTDLPAEHVAMFRFVQSRIHELWPKVDERIAWSMPGFFPNTSVNSNHPLIFVRLNKHWLGIYATPRI